The genomic stretch NNNNNNNNNNNNNNNNNNNNNNNNNNNNNNNNNNNNNNNNNNNNNNNNNNNNNNNNNNNNNNNNNNNNNNNNNNNNNNNNNNNNNNNNNNNNNNNNNNNNNNNNNNNNNNNNNNNNNNNNNNNNNNNNNNNNNNNNNNNNNNNNNNNNNNNNNNNNNNNNNNNNNNNNNNNNNNNNNNNNNNNNNNNNNNNNNNNNNNNNNNNNNNNNNNNNNNNNNNNNNNNNNNNNNNNNNNNNNNNNNNNNNNNNNNNNNNNNNNNNNNNNNNNNNNNNNNNNNNNNNNNNNNNNNNNNNNNNNNNNNNNNNNNNNNNNNNNNNNNNNNNNNNNNNNNNNNNNNNNNNNNNNNNNNNNNNNNNNNNNNNNNNNNNNNNNNNNNNNNNNNNNNNNNNNNNNNNNNNNNNNNNNNNNNNNNNNNNNNNNNNNNNNNNNNNNNNNNNNNNNNNNNNNNNNNNNNNNNNNNNNNNNNNNNNNNNNNNNNNNNNNNNNNNNNNNNNNNNNNNNNNNNNNNNNNNNNNNNNNNNNNNNNNNNNNNNNNNNNNNNNNNNNNNNNNNNNNNNNNNNNNNNNNNNNNNNNNNNNNNNNNNNNNNNNNNNNNNNNNNNNNNNNNNNNNNNNNNNNNNNNNNNNNNNNNNNNNNNNNNNNNNNNNNNNNNNNNNNNNNNNNNNNNNNNNNNNNNNNNNNNNNNNNNNNNNNNNNNNNNNNNNNNNNNNNNNNNNNNNNNNNNNNNNNNNNNNNNNNNNNNNNNNNNNNNNNNNNNNNNNNNNNNNNNNNNNNNNNNNNNNNNNNNNNNNNNNNNNNNNNNNNNNNNNNNNNNNNNNNNNNNNNNNNNNNNNNNNNNNNNNNNNNNNNNNNNNNNNNNNNNNNNNNNNNNNNNNNNNNNNNNNNNNNNNNNNNNNNNNNNNNNNNNNNNNNNNNNNNNNNNNNNNNNNNNNNNNNNNNNNNNNNNNNNNNNNNNNNNNNNNNNNNNNNNNNNNNNNNNNNNNNNNNNNNNNNNNNNNNNNNNNNNNNNNNNNNNNNNNNNNNNNNNNNNNNNNNNNNNNNNNNNNNNNNNNNNNNNNNNNNNNNNNNNNNNNNNNNNNNNNNNNNNNNNNNNNNNNNNNNNNNNNNNNNNNNNNNNNNNNNNCCTATTTATGTGAATTTAGAATTCACAAGCTCTTGAAATTGTTTAGCGGTTGACGAAAATTAGTACCGGGACTGTGTCAATAACTTTTGGTGTTAAAATTCTTTTTactaaaattcattatttttattagcttgATGTTTAAGTAAGGCACTTTCAGTTCGGTGTGTATTGGGCACTCAATGTATTTCATATTTTGATTGCATGCCGTATCAACCAAGTAGCATTAAGGGTCAAAAGTAAAGCATATATTCTAAattcattgtattgtacctattgaaTATAGTTACACATTGCTCTAAATATTATACCGTTGAGGTTTATGTGACGAATAACAGGATTGCTAGCATCGGTGTAGTTAACACATGGGTAACTGAATCCATtcctgtttaaaatatactgagcggcaaaaaatctggcccacaaatgtatgcagaatcggtaattttgtatgaaaggtgGGCCGAATTTTTTGCCGGTGAGTATATAAAAAGAATGCGTATATTCTATTacagataataatatatcacaGACTATATGGCAAcctaaattatattttgtctgtGGCAGAGATATGCTCCTGCATGGTATAACATCATGCTAGTCATTCAGAGTCTAGCACGCTAGACAAGCTCTCGCTTATTGCTCAGTCTCTTTCTAATGGGTAAGTTAGGAAGGGATACAGCTGCTTAGCGACTCTTGGCCTCCCGTACTAGCCATGCAAAAGTACTTAACCATTGGAATACAAGCTAGCTATAAAGAAACATGTTATATccaaagatttatttattgtttaaagtacaataattaaattaaaacatttaaaacactTTCACTGTCTATTATTTAACATTTagaactacctacctacattaaacattttatgattttatgaaGATTTGATGCTCCTGATCTTTTTTCTCTCCTTGTAAAGACTTTGTGCTcggactgaaaaaaaaaccaaattcaataataaaattattagggGAGTAAAATGAGCATTTTGCAAAATCACTGTAGCGTGACAGCACCAATCACGGACATGTTAAACACAGGAGTACCTAGCAATGGACAACAAAGATTCAATGtcttatatataataaagaaacgcgtaacagttcctgagactgtcgactcgggccagacttcttttacaaaaaaaactgaaatgacgatgcttttcccgcgtccaatCTCAGGCTCTgttcaagcgcgccacgcatggcaacactggcgtttcgtaagtgctataatgccaatccttaataaaccacacaaagtaatgaccatacaaggaccatactcataattctacaaatacatttgaatatttgaataataacattatttatttttttgtaaattactaCATATACAGAGATTTATATAAGAGGTTTATATTCTAAATACGTCATAAAATCTTAATACTCATTTCgcatttgaaatataaaatgctAAATTTCCCAATAAAAACTGTGTGCAATATTTTCAATACTTGACATACCTTTCTGTAACTTCAGTCAGTGTGGAAAGGTCTTTTAGGGCCCGGGCCCACTTAGTGTCTTTCGAGCGTCGTTGTCTACTAAACGCCCGCGCAGCGCCGGCGTAACGTTCACGGTCTTTCGGACGCCAGCGTCTCGTTAACGCCCGCGCAGCGTCGACGCGGCGTCAATAGGGGAGGAGCGCTGCTGACAGTTCGCCACCTGATATGGAGGCGACGGTGCGCGGGTGTTTACTAGACGAcgacgctcgaaagacgctaaGTGGGCCCGGGCCTTTAGTCATTTAAAATGGATATATTCTTGCAGACATCAAAGATTGTCAGCAAAATCCATGCAACAAATTTTAGTATTCTATTCTAAcccttaaaacatttttagagtccttttttatttatacaaaataaaggTTAAAAATACTAAGTGCCAACCATACATTGCCATGAAATGAACTGAAATgaacattaaaataacaatgtgtacttatagctcaccattcatgaactttattaattatgatcatcagttatgtGAACATTAGTGtggttagttaaaaaaaagtggatctgtttcttaaaatttgggtaaattaaaaaaaaaaaacattattacttGTCcaaactggtggtagattttttcttgacattcataagtgcttgttatagcctaaattgaataaagatattttgactttgtcgATCATCCCTACTAATtagttattacaaaaataagagTTTTTACCCTTGGCTTGAAATGGAGATTCCATGATTTTACTACATTCCCATGAGAATGGCCAACAATAAATTGCATTATGGAcaccaagccctcttgttctgagaggaggcctgtgcccaacagtgggacgtatataggctgggatgatgatgatgatgatgatggacacCATTTACGTTCAATGAGAAACACCATCCCAAAATATCATGTCTCTAACCTTAGCGGTTAAGGTTCTAGGATATTACGTGGATCCTATGGGAATATAGGGATTAAAAGTATATTATTTCAGACCAAATATTGCACAGATTCATATCTCTCCATAATTATTATCTTCcatgaataaaatcaaatgtgccaaaaaaatattttcctcaGCCTGCATTATTTTAGTGCCATTAGGACTGGTTACCCAACAGGCAAAGTAGTATGAAACTTAAAAGGTAAACTAAACATTATAAATAGCATTAAATATTGTAGGTTACATACTGTAGGGATCAAATCTTAGCAGCTCGAGTTTGTCTGCGAGTCGCTCCCGGATAGATATAAACTTATGTCCCGACACCATGCTCTCCATCAGCACCATAATATGCCTAAAACGACAATGATTAGTAGAAAATCATCGAATAGTTTCTTCAAATGGTTCATACATTTTCTGAGTGCTTACTTGCTTTTCGCCTTTTTAAACAGTATATTTGTGAGAAACATAATTCCGTTGAACTGTGAAAATGTATTTGTTCGCTTTaatatgaaatttaattaaataaatacaacttcAATTATTAGTGAATTAATAGGTGAATTATCAAACACCTGATCCTATTGACATTGATTGACACAAGGCAAGACTGACAGCAAAGCAATACCGCCACTATACTAACAATTTTAACCATAGactaaaaagtatcctatgaagtaaaatattgtatatttacATGTGCGCCAACATGCTAATAGCACCGAGCTCAAGCTGTAGGTAGGATGACAAGTGAAACGAATATcttctctttatagtttgtgcTAATAATTCTTTATCTGTGGTAGTgccaaaagtttaaaaataaaaactacatagacaaaatattttttaaaataatgccACGTATGTGcgaaaaagtaatttaattattatttgacagCAGCAGATTCGCTACAGGTGCATTTttgatatttgttttaaagttcAGTGTTTTTGCGGGATAAAACGGAAGTGCTGGGATTCTTGAAATGCAACAGAGTCCCTAGTTACATTTTCGACGTATAGGGCCCGATATATATCCTGGTAACATTCGAAAAACAAActgcgatgatgatgaacttgtGAACCGGCGTCGTTGGCGTTTTCGTGCGGCTACTATTTTTTGTGTTCGTTCTTTGTTCATTTACCGTGTCGCAAATGAAATAATCAAGCGGCAATAGTGTGAGTTTTACTAGTATTTTGTTTCCGTAGTGTAGTTTTAACAAATCGAGAACAATGAAAAACGAAATGAACGTAAAACGCGAAGAGAATGGCGGCGGGGACGCCAATAATTCCAATGTGTCACCGACGAAGCTGATGGTCAACTACATACCGGAGCTGATGACGCGCGATATGATGTACGCGTTGTTCTCGGCGATGGGCAAGATCGAGAGCTGCAAGCTGATCGCGAACCGCGGGTACGGCTTTGTGGAGTACGAGAAACACGAGGACGCGGAGAAGGCGCGCGCCGCCTTCAACGGCCTGCTTATGCAGGGTAAAACGCTCAAAGTGTCCTTCGCGCTGCTCAACCCCGAGAACAAGGCATCCCACAAGCCCGACACAGAGTCCAACCTGTACATCAGCAACTTGCCGCCCGACATGACGCTGGAGCGCCTCAATGTGATGTTCGGCCAGTTCGGCGTGATTACCAACAGCCGCGTATCGCAGGGCATCGGCTTCGTGTGCTACGAGACGCGCTCGCAGGCCGAGGAGGCCATCGCCGAGCTGAACGGCAGCACGCCGCTGCCGGGCGCCGGCGCCGTCGTCGTCAAGTTCGCCAACAAGCCCAACGCTAACAAGAACGCGCCGCGCCCCAGCCCGCGTGCCGGCgtgccgcccgcgccgctcgcctACAACGGTGGCGCCGTCTTCAACGGGGCGTCGCCGGCCGCTTTCAACGGCACGAACCTGAGCGCGGCGTTCGGCGCGCGGCCGGCGGCGTTTGCGCCCGGCTTCCCGCAGGcgtcgccgccgccgctgctgccGTCGCCGGGCAAGGCGCTGCCCTTCATCACCAAGGGGCAGCAGCGCTTCAACCCGATGGCGGCGGCCAATCACTCGCCGCTGCCGCTGCTGGGCGCGCCCGCCAGCCCCGTGCCGATGCTGGGCGCGCCGCCGGCGCCGCACCAGACCACAGTGTATGTATACAACATCGGGGAGGACACGGAGGAGCTCGCCCTCTGGCAGCTCTTCGGCCCCTATGGAGCCATCGACTCTATAAAGGTGATCAAGGATCCCGAGACCAAGAAAAACAAAGGGTTTGCGTTCGTGAACATGCGCGAGTACGACGAGGCCGCTATGGCCATCCAGGCGCTCAACGGCTACACGCTCAATGGACAGGTTCTTTCCGTTAGCTTTAAGACACAGAAGCGAAGCAATTAGAATGTGAACGGACGTTTAGTACGCCGTCTCGTTTGTGATCAATCCGAGGCCGAAAGCTTAATGAAAGATTCATTCCAatctcaaaatatttttgtagtcGAGACGCGAGATCCTCTATGTGCATTTCAGATTAGTCGCATAAGTATTTTTGTAAGATTTAACATAGTTTTATATTCGCGAGAGAGCGACATGACTATCTGTGAGTTGGTTTAGTTGCTTGACAGTATCATATatgtgtaatttttattatcGTATGGTATTATATTATGAACCTATTGTATGGACCTGTCGCGCTGTCCCGGGCCATCGCCCCTTTACCCTccaggtattttattttgtgtaaaacAAACCattgtatgttttttactcTTTAATAAATTTCATGTTTAAATAGAGTTTATTGTATATTTctctatttttttctattatcaATTTATCCCCTCCCCATTTGTGTCcttatttacttacattatatacataataatatttgtggCAGTAGTTGTTTCATGTACGTTAATGTAGTATATACCTAACTGTGTGTATTGTCCCGCGGCAGGTCGCTGTATTCTGCTTAAATATTGCATGCGTGTAGTGGAGATACAGAAATacgttttatttgtttatgttaCTTCACGGGTTATGGCTGTCGTTATTGTTTGCTCGTCATTAGTTTCTAAATCTATATTATTTTTGGCGCAATCGCGTTCCGTATTTCCGCAAACCACGTTAAACGACAAGCCATTAACACACGCTATTTATTATGTACTCGCCAGTCGCCACCGTGAGAAAAATTAATATACTGATcagaattaatatttttatacgtacATTTAACATTAGAATAAACTTTAGGCTCGCAGACAGTTCAGTAGT from Choristoneura fumiferana chromosome 7, NRCan_CFum_1, whole genome shotgun sequence encodes the following:
- the mRpL33 gene encoding mitochondrial ribosomal protein L33 — encoded protein: MFLTNILFKKAKSKHIMVLMESMVSGHKFISIRERLADKLELLRFDPYIRAQSLYKERKKIRSIKSS